A region from the Cellvibrio sp. PSBB006 genome encodes:
- a CDS encoding EamA family transporter — protein MHPKDLLLAVLVTAIWGINFSLIKLGLVSLDPFTLAAFRFLLCAIPLVFFVEKPDVSLMYIATYGFIFGVGLWGIVSLGIYFGISAGVASLVLQFSAFLTVLLGFLLLNEKISRFKKWGSALALAGLVLIITITDGSVTYIGLALVLFGALSWSLANIIVKKSGTKKMFAFLVWSSVFSPIPLFLLGSMTQDENYFSNLLLQLDRNAIYSILFQVYPTTLFGYWVWNSLLKKYPASTVAPLSLLVPIFGLIGSSVLLDEAMGTKKILASILIISGLTISVLGERLYQSYRSVNSRPAR, from the coding sequence ATGCATCCCAAAGATCTCTTACTGGCAGTACTTGTTACGGCAATCTGGGGCATTAATTTCTCCTTGATTAAATTAGGTTTGGTGTCACTTGATCCATTTACGCTGGCCGCCTTTCGATTCCTGTTATGCGCAATTCCTCTGGTTTTTTTCGTGGAAAAGCCAGATGTGAGTTTGATGTATATTGCCACTTACGGTTTCATATTCGGTGTCGGCTTGTGGGGAATCGTTTCACTGGGTATCTATTTTGGTATATCAGCAGGCGTTGCGTCCCTGGTGCTGCAATTCAGTGCTTTCTTGACAGTATTGCTGGGATTTCTGTTGCTCAACGAAAAAATCTCCCGATTTAAAAAGTGGGGAAGTGCGCTTGCACTCGCTGGCCTGGTATTAATTATTACTATTACCGATGGTTCCGTTACCTATATAGGATTGGCTCTTGTTCTGTTCGGCGCACTCAGCTGGAGCCTAGCCAATATTATCGTTAAGAAATCCGGAACAAAGAAAATGTTCGCCTTTTTAGTCTGGTCGAGCGTTTTTTCACCGATACCGTTATTTTTATTGGGTTCCATGACTCAAGATGAAAACTATTTTTCCAACCTGTTGCTGCAACTGGATCGAAATGCGATCTATTCCATTCTGTTTCAGGTTTACCCCACAACTCTATTTGGATACTGGGTATGGAATTCACTTTTAAAGAAATATCCGGCCTCTACAGTTGCACCACTTTCGTTATTGGTGCCTATATTTGGTTTGATTGGCTCGTCCGTGCTATTGGATGAAGCTATGGGAACAAAAAAAATCCTCGCTAGCATACTCATTATCAGCGGCCTGACAATCAGCGTTCTTGGTGAACGGCTGTATCAATCATATCGATCAGTAAACTCCAGACCTGCAAGATAA
- a CDS encoding FAD-dependent oxidoreductase, with protein sequence MNIVIIGAGIAAFSVVQSLRRLNANYKISVITACNADQYYKPNLSQALSCKIPLEKLTTAKAEEWTKKYDVTLFSKQNVSAIDVGSQIVYFADSKVAYDKLVLATGAGPVDIPGCVSNEIFHLNSLQSYKQLHAALAQNQKATIIGAGLVGCELASDLARSEYQAHLLYPQDEPLMKLFPEALCRYVKCALEAAGVICSSNRKVIRIDISNSQKTLQFSDGSSLNSSVVVNCAGLRPGTQLAKSAGLAVNNGIVTDSYLQTSHRNIFAIGDCAEINGALHQYIAPIIQSARALASTLCGVPVDVSLGNYPVAVKIQQMPLLFTMKDKAVEWVTEEIDQGMIAKGLNSQGQLAAYALAGKAQQYRSQLSAEIVNQSC encoded by the coding sequence ATGAACATAGTCATTATCGGCGCAGGTATAGCTGCATTTTCTGTTGTTCAGTCATTGAGACGACTTAATGCAAACTACAAGATCTCTGTTATAACCGCCTGCAATGCTGATCAATATTACAAGCCCAATTTGTCGCAAGCGTTGAGTTGCAAAATTCCATTGGAAAAATTAACTACCGCCAAAGCGGAAGAATGGACCAAAAAGTATGACGTTACGCTTTTCTCGAAGCAAAACGTCAGTGCTATTGACGTAGGCAGCCAAATCGTTTACTTCGCAGACTCCAAAGTGGCTTATGATAAGCTTGTACTAGCAACAGGCGCTGGGCCTGTGGATATTCCGGGCTGTGTTAGCAATGAAATATTTCATTTAAATTCCTTGCAATCCTACAAACAACTACATGCAGCTTTGGCGCAAAACCAAAAGGCAACTATCATCGGGGCAGGTCTAGTTGGTTGCGAGTTAGCGAGTGATCTGGCGAGATCCGAATACCAAGCGCATTTACTTTACCCGCAAGATGAACCGTTAATGAAATTATTTCCTGAAGCGCTTTGCAGATATGTCAAATGCGCACTCGAAGCAGCGGGCGTTATATGCAGTTCAAACCGAAAGGTAATAAGAATAGATATCTCAAACTCGCAAAAAACTCTGCAATTTTCGGATGGAAGCTCTTTAAACTCTTCTGTTGTGGTCAATTGCGCCGGATTGAGGCCTGGCACACAACTGGCAAAAAGTGCCGGACTGGCTGTCAATAACGGCATTGTTACTGATTCTTACTTGCAAACCAGTCACCGTAATATTTTTGCAATTGGTGACTGCGCAGAGATCAATGGTGCATTACATCAATACATAGCACCTATAATACAATCGGCACGAGCCTTGGCATCCACACTATGTGGAGTACCTGTTGATGTTTCCTTGGGTAATTATCCAGTGGCGGTAAAAATCCAACAAATGCCGTTGCTATTTACTATGAAAGATAAGGCCGTTGAATGGGTAACGGAAGAAATTGACCAAGGCATGATAGCCAAAGGGCTGAATTCCCAGGGGCAATTGGCAGCTTACGCACTAGCTGGTAAAGCACAACAATATCGCAGCCAGCTATCTGCTGAAATTGTCAATCAGAGCTGTTAA
- a CDS encoding MFS transporter: protein MNNLTIQRLFVARFLAALADQIMLFAVPVIVYSQTKSVALSGLAFFIEWLPRVISLPLAGSLSDRLGSRRIYLGADAIRAFSCLIAFGLIYLFHTGYFVTLTIFMAISAFFYAQSYISLESLIPKIVSAQELPKAQSKLQAMEQSAMIFGPALGATMLAIYEPLYVLLLVGSLYSLAFSGVLLLKIPNSALAKRERGKLITQLSSDMIKAWRIIRIRPNLILLTLLSISINLIFGVALATAAAITTGYFERSTTEFGMLQTITGIFTITCLLAVPILLRRTTPFHLGIFAYIAVVLCGLIISGSNNYWLYLICYMAILGIGGWFNIFIRTERILWIPKRHLGKTIGLIVFFNQLTLPLSGLMVSFTASEAEAKVLFGVLALSALAVLAVTFHKLKSSSRILNYA from the coding sequence GTGAACAACCTTACTATTCAACGCTTATTTGTTGCCAGGTTCCTAGCCGCGTTAGCGGATCAAATCATGTTATTTGCAGTGCCCGTTATTGTTTATTCACAAACAAAATCTGTCGCGCTATCGGGATTAGCTTTTTTTATTGAGTGGCTGCCAAGAGTAATTTCCTTACCACTAGCGGGCTCGTTAAGCGATCGACTAGGCTCCCGTCGCATCTATCTGGGAGCGGACGCTATTCGCGCCTTTTCCTGCCTGATAGCGTTCGGCCTGATCTATCTCTTTCACACTGGCTACTTTGTAACGCTGACTATTTTTATGGCCATAAGCGCTTTCTTCTACGCGCAGTCCTATATTTCTTTGGAATCACTTATTCCTAAAATAGTGAGTGCGCAGGAACTACCCAAAGCTCAAAGCAAATTACAAGCCATGGAACAAAGTGCAATGATTTTTGGCCCGGCATTGGGAGCAACGATGCTAGCGATATACGAGCCTCTATACGTTTTATTACTTGTTGGGTCACTCTATAGCTTGGCTTTTAGTGGAGTTCTATTATTGAAAATCCCAAATTCTGCTTTGGCTAAAAGAGAGCGTGGAAAGCTGATAACCCAACTTTCTTCAGACATGATAAAGGCCTGGCGCATTATTAGAATCCGTCCAAACCTCATATTACTCACGCTGCTCAGCATTAGCATTAATCTTATTTTTGGGGTGGCATTAGCAACTGCTGCTGCAATAACAACAGGCTATTTTGAACGCTCTACTACTGAATTCGGTATGCTGCAGACAATCACAGGTATTTTTACAATCACATGCCTGCTTGCCGTCCCTATACTTTTAAGGCGGACCACACCTTTTCATCTCGGTATATTCGCGTATATAGCGGTTGTTCTATGCGGCTTGATTATCAGTGGATCAAATAACTATTGGCTCTATCTGATTTGCTATATGGCGATCCTCGGTATTGGTGGCTGGTTCAATATTTTTATTCGGACCGAACGTATATTATGGATTCCAAAACGCCACCTCGGGAAAACCATTGGACTTATCGTTTTTTTCAATCAATTAACCTTACCCTTATCAGGCCTGATGGTTAGTTTTACAGCCAGCGAAGCTGAGGCAAAAGTATTATTTGGCGTACTTGCGTTATCCGCCCTAGCCGTACTCGCAGTCACCTTTCATAAACTGAAGTCATCTTCACGCATATTAAACTATGCATAA
- a CDS encoding acetyl-CoA carboxylase biotin carboxylase subunit family protein, whose translation MNILILHRIPYQKINYHRGIDHTRHQVYYLGTEKSLSTIPEDLPCIQWPRPGKLATYLEAIFAIDEYKIRFDLVISLSEYELLDAARIRETYKIPGASVADVTKVRDKLIMKKCVADAGLAVPKNMSLAAFLEQPQLLSGTIVLKPVDGASSENVQVYNSPSHLVAACEACTTGIPVVDNKTYTGFQVEEFITGDILHFDGLVIDGQLKLVLASRYLGTCLAYAIGNPLGSYQLETTNDHKAWVAQVLKATSLFNGSFHVEAIQNRNELVFLELANRVGGADVVDAVEHATGIHMPSVELQIYLGNRPDLVIKENNTKFGWFVFPGHHLPDDFCQIKGEDVFRHHSQVVRWNQLPPNTPLTKHITYQANEVPIAGLIKGESSNEVREFMQSLFSDIKVDGITPLTLIN comes from the coding sequence ATGAATATCCTTATTCTGCATCGCATACCTTATCAAAAGATCAATTATCACCGCGGTATTGATCACACTCGTCACCAGGTGTATTACTTGGGCACTGAAAAATCATTATCAACTATCCCCGAGGATCTTCCCTGCATCCAGTGGCCCAGACCAGGGAAGTTGGCCACCTATCTGGAAGCTATTTTTGCTATTGATGAATACAAAATTCGTTTTGATCTGGTAATTTCATTGTCCGAATATGAGTTGTTAGACGCTGCGAGAATTCGCGAAACTTACAAGATACCTGGTGCTTCGGTCGCTGATGTTACCAAGGTGCGCGACAAGCTGATTATGAAAAAATGTGTCGCAGATGCTGGGCTGGCAGTACCCAAAAATATGTCCTTAGCGGCGTTTTTAGAACAGCCGCAGCTTTTGTCTGGAACCATAGTACTAAAACCAGTAGATGGTGCTTCCAGCGAAAACGTGCAAGTTTATAATTCACCTTCACATCTCGTAGCCGCCTGTGAAGCCTGTACCACGGGGATTCCTGTGGTGGATAACAAGACCTATACAGGTTTTCAAGTAGAAGAGTTTATTACTGGCGACATACTGCATTTTGACGGACTCGTCATTGATGGACAGCTAAAACTTGTATTGGCAAGCCGTTACCTGGGGACCTGCCTCGCTTATGCTATCGGAAACCCACTTGGCTCATATCAACTTGAAACTACCAATGATCACAAAGCCTGGGTTGCGCAAGTTTTAAAAGCCACCAGCCTGTTCAATGGCAGTTTTCATGTTGAAGCTATTCAAAACCGAAACGAATTGGTATTTCTGGAACTTGCCAATCGCGTGGGCGGAGCCGATGTGGTCGATGCAGTAGAACATGCTACTGGTATCCATATGCCCTCTGTTGAGCTGCAGATTTATTTAGGCAACAGGCCGGACCTGGTTATCAAAGAAAACAACACCAAATTTGGTTGGTTTGTTTTTCCCGGCCATCATCTTCCCGATGACTTTTGTCAAATCAAGGGAGAGGATGTATTTCGACACCATTCGCAGGTCGTGCGCTGGAATCAGTTACCCCCTAACACACCATTAACTAAACATATTACTTACCAGGCCAATGAAGTTCCTATAGCAGGGCTCATAAAAGGCGAGAGCAGCAATGAAGTTAGAGAATTTATGCAATCTCTATTCTCAGACATCAAGGTTGACGGTATCACTCCACTAACCCTAATTAATTAA
- a CDS encoding acetyl-CoA carboxylase biotin carboxylase subunit family protein: MRNQMHALLIIDYNLSRIEDVKAIRQYVSDQYEMALILIRPKPDKADFIVADQVIDLNPLHRNFVTDALSQLKNLPYTICAGLVFSDNAVHNGAALLEALDLYTDSATLAHNAFCKFEYREQEQKIRSLLEAQKLFVPNYQEINDAITLQGFIDKNPQGIVIKPKQEGNNRGVIVLQNPDEIERNKALAEVDIYMSAGVIAEQLIPYSCEYSFDGIGGHHFITEKFSIRGRYPVEIGQLVPAAITPSRASAIINAGRLANLIVGQSKGAFHNEILVSDNNEYAAVVEANRRPAGMKIWTLASLVFQQNLYARWVDSVIAPDIQPPPLIPCGSAMTIMLPPVTPMLAGFILNNLEFLIEDLKVDFKSHYPDVFTTIEWVHCDAIASESKFLHFPPRDNSDFIAALVIYSSLAAAEIKPYFEIIRSLWCQVLDRFLQQSEQRLA, translated from the coding sequence ATGAGAAATCAAATGCACGCATTGTTAATCATCGATTATAACTTATCCAGAATTGAGGATGTGAAAGCCATCAGGCAATATGTCAGTGATCAATATGAAATGGCCTTGATATTAATAAGACCAAAACCTGATAAGGCAGATTTTATCGTTGCTGATCAAGTAATTGACCTGAATCCACTTCATCGGAATTTCGTGACCGATGCATTAAGCCAACTCAAGAATCTTCCTTACACTATTTGTGCTGGTCTGGTGTTCTCCGATAACGCCGTACACAATGGTGCAGCTCTACTGGAGGCACTTGATCTTTATACTGACTCAGCCACCCTCGCACATAACGCGTTTTGCAAATTCGAATACCGTGAGCAGGAACAGAAAATAAGGTCTTTACTGGAGGCACAAAAGCTTTTTGTTCCTAACTACCAGGAAATAAACGATGCCATAACACTTCAGGGGTTCATTGATAAAAATCCACAAGGTATCGTAATAAAGCCAAAACAAGAGGGTAACAATCGCGGTGTTATTGTGTTGCAAAATCCTGATGAAATTGAACGCAATAAAGCATTGGCAGAGGTAGACATATATATGAGTGCTGGCGTTATAGCTGAGCAGCTCATTCCCTACAGCTGTGAGTACTCGTTTGACGGTATTGGTGGACATCACTTTATCACTGAAAAATTTTCTATTCGTGGTCGTTATCCGGTAGAAATAGGACAACTGGTTCCTGCAGCAATAACGCCCTCTCGTGCATCCGCCATTATTAATGCTGGTCGCCTTGCAAATTTGATTGTCGGACAATCTAAAGGCGCATTTCACAATGAAATTCTGGTAAGCGACAACAACGAGTATGCTGCAGTAGTTGAAGCAAACCGCCGCCCCGCAGGCATGAAAATATGGACATTAGCCAGCCTTGTTTTCCAGCAAAATCTCTATGCAAGATGGGTTGATTCCGTTATTGCTCCTGACATACAGCCACCACCACTTATTCCCTGCGGAAGTGCAATGACGATCATGCTTCCGCCCGTAACGCCCATGCTCGCTGGATTCATTTTAAATAACCTTGAATTCTTGATTGAAGATTTAAAGGTAGATTTCAAGTCGCACTATCCCGATGTGTTCACAACAATTGAATGGGTCCATTGCGATGCTATAGCCTCCGAAAGTAAGTTTCTACATTTTCCACCCAGAGATAACAGCGATTTCATCGCCGCCTTGGTTATTTACTCCTCGTTGGCAGCTGCTGAGATAAAGCCTTACTTTGAAATAATTCGCTCGCTCTGGTGTCAGGTATTGGACCGCTTCCTGCAGCAATCCGAACAGCGTTTAGCCTAG
- a CDS encoding acetyl-CoA carboxylase biotin carboxylase subunit family protein has protein sequence MKKDGVLILSHCGYSFVDQIVPLVRDENLSAYVLSSHPDFGHEHRVQALKDLADWASIIDTHELEWHDIESAIDSLQQQGIKINACITVWEGYRPLMAMANQALGIRDLLPGKVEELTDKLFLRQQLCANGLSKAIAEPLSRQLLMQYQHENAQKFIKPRKGIASVGTFRLTKNTNWEDIKLIEKECQMDTVYRSIFDKEDNFIIEDLINGIEASFEILVVDGLVYTIAVHEKVETSSKEMTTLENACVCPPINISENVVQQGIAWLKEVFSNLKINYGCFHVEAKYNECWELIEINPRVGGSLISSSVEHFTGGDSMLKLWLQTLLITSANSEMLIDHLKRLDIADQGTSPSNRSTFFRVYFGEAGIVADVKQAAITPAPLICQILIKPGTKFISETKENFVGQALWGDSLEHMTRNYKPLLTNSRDLLNITYTLANQGAA, from the coding sequence ATGAAAAAAGATGGCGTTCTCATTCTCAGTCATTGTGGTTATTCATTTGTAGACCAGATTGTTCCATTGGTAAGAGATGAAAATCTAAGTGCGTACGTACTATCCTCGCACCCCGATTTTGGCCATGAACATCGAGTACAGGCATTAAAGGACCTTGCCGATTGGGCGAGCATTATCGACACCCATGAACTCGAATGGCACGACATTGAGAGCGCCATAGATTCCCTGCAACAACAAGGAATTAAAATAAATGCCTGTATCACAGTGTGGGAAGGTTACCGACCCTTGATGGCCATGGCCAATCAGGCACTGGGTATACGAGACCTACTCCCCGGGAAGGTAGAAGAGCTTACAGATAAGCTATTTTTAAGGCAGCAACTTTGTGCAAATGGCCTAAGCAAAGCTATTGCTGAACCATTATCCAGGCAGCTGTTGATGCAATATCAGCATGAGAATGCCCAGAAGTTCATTAAACCTCGCAAGGGAATTGCATCCGTTGGAACCTTTCGTCTTACCAAAAATACCAACTGGGAAGACATCAAGCTAATAGAAAAGGAATGCCAGATGGATACCGTATACCGTTCTATCTTTGATAAAGAAGACAACTTCATTATCGAAGATTTGATTAATGGTATTGAAGCAAGTTTTGAAATCCTCGTTGTCGACGGATTAGTGTACACCATCGCAGTTCATGAGAAAGTAGAAACCTCGTCCAAAGAAATGACAACACTTGAAAATGCTTGTGTATGCCCACCAATAAATATCTCTGAGAACGTTGTACAACAAGGAATCGCATGGCTAAAGGAGGTATTTTCCAACTTGAAAATAAATTATGGCTGTTTCCATGTTGAGGCAAAGTATAACGAATGCTGGGAACTGATTGAGATTAATCCGCGCGTAGGTGGATCGCTTATTTCTTCCAGTGTAGAGCATTTCACTGGTGGTGACTCAATGCTGAAGTTGTGGCTGCAAACGCTGTTAATTACATCAGCCAATAGTGAAATGCTTATCGACCATCTAAAACGCCTCGACATCGCTGATCAAGGCACCTCCCCCTCTAATCGATCAACTTTCTTTAGGGTCTACTTTGGCGAAGCGGGTATTGTTGCAGATGTTAAACAAGCAGCCATAACTCCGGCCCCGTTGATATGTCAAATCCTCATTAAGCCCGGCACAAAATTTATTTCGGAGACGAAAGAAAATTTTGTTGGTCAAGCTCTGTGGGGTGACTCACTGGAACATATGACTCGGAATTACAAGCCGTTATTAACCAATTCAAGAGATCTTCTAAACATAACTTATACGCTAGCCAACCAAGGCGCAGCCTGA
- a CDS encoding 2Fe-2S iron-sulfur cluster-binding protein — protein sequence MPIDLCSVEIIDTQEKIELPINTNLTALEEMGIDAIPFSCRAGCCGSCAIEITQGIENLDPPNPEEKDFLACLGYQSDEYRLACQCNLFGSISLKKAV from the coding sequence ATGCCAATAGATTTGTGTTCTGTAGAAATTATAGATACGCAGGAAAAAATTGAACTCCCTATCAATACCAATCTAACTGCGCTTGAAGAAATGGGCATTGATGCAATTCCCTTTAGCTGTCGTGCCGGTTGCTGTGGATCTTGCGCAATTGAAATAACACAAGGTATTGAAAATCTAGACCCACCGAACCCTGAGGAAAAAGATTTCCTTGCCTGCCTTGGCTACCAAAGCGATGAATACAGGCTCGCTTGCCAGTGCAACCTGTTCGGATCTATTTCATTAAAAAAAGCCGTTTAA
- a CDS encoding glycoside hydrolase family 11 protein, with the protein MKLLTGKKLATAFACALAFGITTTNAQTLTSNQTGTHNGFYYSFWKDSGDASFGLLAGGRYTSQWSNSTNNWVGGKGWNPGGPKVVNYSGSYNVDNSQNSYLALYGWTRNPLIEYYVIESYGSYNPANCSGGQNYGSFQSDGATYNVRRCQRVNQPSIEGNSSTFYQYFSVRTPKKGFGNISGTITVANHFNYWASQGLNLGNHDYMVLATEGYQSRGSSDITVSEGTGGGNNGGGNSSSSSGNSSSAGNGGGTSGGITVRARGTNGDERISLRVGGSAVASWTLTTSNQNYTYTGGASGDIQVEFTNDGTNRDVILDYIQVNGETRQAEDMEYNTATYGNNQCGGGSYSQTMHCSGVIGFGFTYDCFSGNCSGGNTGGNSSSSTSSSGGNNGGNNGGNTNCSGYVGITFDDGPNSNTSTLINLLNQNSLTPVTWFSQGNYVASNSSLVTQMRAVGEVQNHSYTHPQMGSYSYQQVYDELNRTNQAIQNAGAPKPTLFRPPYGTVNPTIQQAAQALGLRVITWDVDSQDWNGASASAIANAANQLQNGQVILMHDANYANTNAAIPQIAANLRAKGLCPGRIDPNTGRAVAPSGSGGGNNGGGNSSSSSSSTGGNNGGTNCQCNWYGTLYPTCQIQTSGWGWENSRSCISTSTCNSQNGAGGVVCN; encoded by the coding sequence ATGAAATTACTCACCGGCAAAAAACTGGCGACGGCATTCGCATGTGCCCTCGCCTTTGGCATCACCACCACCAATGCACAAACCTTAACGTCAAACCAGACAGGCACCCACAACGGTTTTTATTATTCCTTCTGGAAAGATTCCGGCGATGCGTCGTTCGGGTTGCTCGCAGGCGGCCGTTACACCTCCCAGTGGTCCAACAGCACCAACAACTGGGTCGGCGGTAAGGGCTGGAATCCCGGCGGACCGAAAGTGGTGAATTATTCCGGCAGCTATAACGTCGATAATTCCCAAAATTCCTATCTCGCTTTATACGGCTGGACGCGCAATCCGTTGATTGAGTATTACGTGATTGAAAGCTACGGTTCCTATAATCCAGCGAACTGTTCTGGTGGACAAAACTATGGCAGTTTTCAGAGCGATGGGGCGACTTACAATGTGCGTCGCTGCCAGCGGGTTAACCAGCCATCCATCGAAGGCAACAGCAGCACCTTCTATCAATACTTCAGCGTAAGAACACCCAAGAAAGGTTTCGGTAATATCTCGGGCACTATCACCGTGGCGAACCATTTTAATTACTGGGCCAGTCAGGGCTTGAACCTGGGCAATCACGATTACATGGTGTTGGCGACAGAAGGCTACCAAAGCCGTGGCAGTTCCGACATCACGGTCAGCGAAGGCACTGGCGGTGGTAACAACGGTGGTGGCAATAGCAGTAGCAGCTCCGGCAACAGCAGCAGTGCCGGTAATGGCGGTGGCACTAGCGGCGGTATTACGGTGCGTGCACGCGGCACCAACGGCGATGAACGTATCAGCTTGCGTGTCGGTGGTTCAGCGGTGGCCAGTTGGACCTTGACCACCAGCAATCAGAATTACACCTACACTGGCGGTGCATCTGGAGATATCCAGGTGGAATTTACCAACGATGGTACTAACCGTGATGTGATCCTGGATTACATTCAGGTGAATGGCGAAACCCGCCAAGCGGAAGATATGGAGTACAACACCGCGACCTACGGTAATAACCAATGTGGTGGTGGTTCCTATTCGCAAACCATGCATTGCAGCGGTGTAATTGGTTTTGGTTTCACCTACGATTGTTTCAGCGGTAATTGCAGTGGTGGTAATACCGGTGGCAATAGCAGCAGTTCCACCAGCTCATCCGGGGGTAATAATGGCGGCAACAATGGCGGCAACACCAACTGCAGCGGTTATGTCGGCATCACGTTTGATGATGGTCCCAATTCCAATACGTCAACACTGATCAATTTGTTGAATCAAAATAGTCTCACACCGGTTACCTGGTTCAGTCAGGGTAATTATGTTGCAAGCAATTCATCGTTGGTTACACAAATGCGTGCTGTCGGTGAAGTGCAAAACCACAGCTATACCCATCCGCAAATGGGCAGCTACAGCTATCAGCAGGTTTACGATGAACTGAATCGTACCAACCAGGCCATTCAAAACGCCGGCGCCCCCAAGCCCACCCTGTTCCGTCCGCCTTACGGCACGGTGAACCCTACAATCCAACAAGCGGCCCAGGCACTTGGTTTGCGCGTTATTACGTGGGATGTGGATTCACAGGATTGGAATGGTGCAAGCGCCAGTGCAATTGCAAATGCTGCGAATCAATTACAGAACGGCCAGGTTATTTTGATGCACGATGCCAACTACGCCAACACCAATGCAGCCATTCCACAAATTGCCGCTAATTTGCGCGCTAAAGGTTTGTGTCCCGGTCGCATTGATCCCAATACCGGTCGTGCAGTAGCGCCTTCGGGTTCAGGCGGCGGTAATAATGGTGGCGGAAATAGCAGCAGTAGCAGTAGTAGCACCGGTGGCAATAACGGCGGCACTAACTGTCAATGTAATTGGTATGGCACGCTGTATCCCACCTGTCAGATTCAGACCAGCGGCTGGGGTTGGGAAAATTCCCGTAGTTGTATCAGCACCAGTACTTGTAACAGCCAAAACGGTGCAGGAGGCGTAGTTTGTAATTAA